TGGCCTATGACAGCCGGGCCGACGATTTCTTCACCTACACGCAGGAGGCCCTGCCGGAGCTCTTTGCCCGCATGCGGGCCGCGCAGCTGGTGGTGGGCTTCAATTCCTTCCGTTTCGACTACGCGGTGCTTTCGGCCTTCGCGCCCTTCGATCTGCGGGCCCTGCCGGGCCTTGACCTCTTGCGCCGGGTGCAGGACAGTCTCAAGTACCGGGTGTCCCTGGACAATCTGGGGCAGGCGACCCTGGGCGAGCCCAAGAGCGCCGACGGCCTGCAGGCCCTGCGCTGGTGGCAGGAAGGGCGGCTGGACGACATCGCCGCCTACTGCCGCAAGGACGTGGACCTGACGCGGCGGCTCTATCTGTTCGGGCTGGAACACGGCTGGTTGCTTTTCACCAACAAGGCCGGGCAGCGCGTGCGCGTGCCCGTGGATTTCAGGCAGTGACATGGAGACGGCGGAAAAGATCATCCAATGGCGGCGGGAGCTGCACCGGCACCCGGAAGAAGGCTGGACGGAATTCTGGACCACGGGTTTCGTGGCCCGGCAGCTGGCGGACATGGGCCTTGCCCCGCGTGTGGGGCAGGAGGTCATCGACCCTGCCGCGCGCATGGGCCTGCCCGTGCCCGGGGTCGAAGCCCGGGCACGGCAGCGGGCGCTGGCGGAAGGTCTGGAACCGTGCTGGCTGGAGCGCATGGGCCGGACCACGGGCCTGGTGGCCGATGCGGGCCCGGCGGACGCGCCCCTGGCGCTGGTGCTGCGCTGCGACATGGACGCCCTGCCGCTGATGGAAGCGCAGGAGGCTTCCCACCGGCCCGTGCGCGAGGGCTTCGCCTCCCGGCATGAGGGCCTGTGCCATGCCTGCGGCCATGACGGCCATATGGCCCTGGGCCTGGGGCTGGCGGCCCTGCTGACGGCGCCGGGCGCGGCCCCCCTGCGGCAGCGGGTGCGCCTGCTGTTCCAGCCTGCCGAGGAAGGCGTGCGCGGCGCGGCGTCCATGATCGCCCATGTGGCGGGGGCGCGGCATTTCCTGGCCGTGCACATCGGTCTGGGGGCCCCGCGCAGCGGCGATCTGGTCACCGGTGTGGGCGCCTTTCTGGCCACCAGCAAATTCGATGTCCGCTTCACGGGCCGGGCGGCCCATGCGGGCGCGGCCCCCGAACAGGGGCGGGACGCCCTCAAGGGCGCGGCGTCGGCCCTGCTGGGCCTGCATGCCCTGCCCCGTCACGGTCACGGCACCAGCCGCATCTGCGTGGGGCGCCTGGAAGGCGGCAGCAGCCGCAACACCGTGCCCGCCTCGGCCTTCATGGCCTGCGAGACGCGCGGCAACACCAGCGAGGTCAATGACGACATGCTGCGGCGCGCCCGGGACGTCATCGCGGGCGCGGCCGCCATGCACGGGCTGGAATGGCGGCTCGACGTGGTGGGCGGCGCGCCTTCGGCGGCGAGCGACGCGGCCTTCGCGGACCTGCTGGCCCGCTGCGCCCGGGACCTGCCGCCCGATGCCCGGGGCGGAGGCTGCTTTGCGCCGTCCCGGATCCGTGAGCGGGGCGACATGGGCGCCAGCGATGACGCCACGACCCTGATGCGGGCCGTGCAGGCGCAGGGCGGGCTGGCGGCCTATGCCTTCCTGGGGGCCGATCTGGCGGCCGGGCACCATCAGCCGGATTTTGATTTCGACGAGGCCGTGCTCTGGCCCGGCGTGCGCTGGCTGGAAAAGGTCTGCCGGGAGCTGGCCGGCTAGGACGCGCCCGGGCGCGATGTTTTTCCGGGGCAGGGGATCGCCTTGCTCCTGCTGCGGCCGCCCTCGTCTTCCCGCGTCGCGGCGGGCGCGGGCCTGCGGGCCGTCCCTGGTCGCGGGCCGCGCGCAAGGGAGGGGGCCTTCCTCCCGGCCCTTCCTTCCTCCGGCGTCTTTTATCTGGAGGCGGGAAGGCTTCGGGGACGCAGGTGTCTGGGGGCGGTGTGTGGGCGGCCTCTGGCGGCCCCCGGGAGAAAAACGACCGTTCGGCAGATGCCGCTGCGGCGCCCGGGGCGGGCCCCGCAGGCCTGCGGGACCGTGCTGCGCCGCGGGGCGGCACGCATCGGCCCCGATTTTTTCCACATCGGGGAAGTTTTTTTTAACTGCCTGTCCGGGCAGGAAGAATTTTTCAGGGATCCCCTGCCGTCACCGGCGGGGTGGGTGGAGAAAAACGCCACTTTCCACATTCTGGTCGAAAAACAACAGGCCCCTGCTGCTGTTCATTCTGGTAACATGTGGGAATAACAGGAAAAATATTCACGGCATGCATCCTGCATCCTGTCCGCCATCCCGGACGCCGCCATCCGGCAAAGGCGTCGGGCAGATGAAGGAATGCATGATGGAAAGACGAAAGTTCCTGTATTCGGCACTGGCCGCGGCCTCGCTGGCGGCCATCCCGGCCGCGCGGAGCAGCGCGTCCGCCACCACCACGACAGCACGCAGGGAAGGGAGCTCGCCCATGACACCTTCCCAGAGACAGAACCCCATGAGCTGCAACGGCATGGTCACATCGCCGCACTATCTGGCCAGCCAGGCCGGGCTGGACATCCTGCGGCGCGGCGGTACGGCCATCGACGCGGCGGTGGCCACGGCCGCCACCCTGGCCGTGGTCTATCCGCAGATGTGCACGCTGGGCGGCGACAATTTCTGGCTCATCTATGACGCCCGCGCGGGCAGGATGAAGGCCCTCAATGCCAGCGGCCGCGCCGGGGAAAAGGCCAGCATCGACTTTTATCGCGGCCGGGGGCTGACAAAGATCCCGGCGCGCGGCTATCTGGCCGCCAATACCGTGCCGGGCGTGGTCTCGGGCTGGGACGAGGCCTGGAAGTACAGCCGGTCGGCCCTGGGCTCGCAGCTCTCCTTCGCCTCCCTGCTGGACACGGCGCGCGAACTGGCGGAGCGGGGCTTCCCGGTCAGCACGTCGCTGGCCTGGTGGAGCAAGGTGGACACGGACCCCACGGATCAGGAGTTCCGTAATCTCCAGCGCTATCCGGGCTTCGCGGCCACCTATCTCAAGGATGGTAAGCCGTACGGGCTGGGCGAGATCATGCGCCTGCCCGAGCTGGCGGCCACGCTGGCCCTGCTGGCGGACAAGGGCGCGGACGAGTTCTACAAGGGGTCCATCGCCGCGGCCATCGCAGCGGACCTGGAAAAGAACGGCGGCCTGCTCACCGCGCGGGATTTCGCCCGGCATACGGCCGACTGGGTGGAGCCCATCTCCGTGCCCTATCGTGATTGCCGTGCCTACAACTTCCCGCCCAACACCCAGGGCATGGCCTCGCTGGAGATCCTGAACATCCTCAACAATTTCGACCTGTCGCGGATACAGGAAGGCAGCGCGGACTATTACCACCTCATCATCGAGGCCACCAAGGAGGCCTTCCTCGACCGCGATACCTACCTTTCCGACCCGGCCTTCGTGGACATCCCGCTGGAGCGCCTGCTCTCGGCCGGGCACGGCAAGCGGCAGGCCGCCCGCATCCGCATGGACAGGGCCGCCAGCAACCTTGCGCCCCTGGACCCCAAGGGCGATACCATCTGGCTGGGCGTGGTGGACGGTCAGGGCAATGCCGTTTCCCTCATCCAGAGCATCTACCATGACTTCGGTTCCGGCATCGTGCCCCGGGGCACGGGGGTGCTGCTCCAGAACCGGGGCAGCTTCTTCTCCCTCGACCCCGCGCACGTCAATTGCCTCGAGCCCGGCAAGCGCACCTTCCACACCCTGAACCCGGCCATGCTGCTCAGGGACGGCAAGCCCTTCCTGGTCTACGGCACCATGGGCGGCGAGGGACAGCCCCAGACGCAGGCCGCCATCGCCACCCGCGTGCTGGATTACGGCATGACCCCGCAGGAAGCCATCGACGCGCCCCGCTGGCTGTACGGCCGCACCTGGGGCAAGGCCAGCAACGACCTCAAGCTGGAAGGCCGCATCCCCGCTGACGTGGCCGACGAGCTGGCCCGGCGCGGGCACCCCGTGCGCCGGGTGGAGGACTATACCGATACCATGGGCCATGCGGGCGCCATCCGCATCGACCCGCAGACCGGCGTGCTCCAGGGCGGTACGGACCCGCGCGGCGA
This is a stretch of genomic DNA from Desulfovibrio piger. It encodes these proteins:
- a CDS encoding amidohydrolase, with protein sequence METAEKIIQWRRELHRHPEEGWTEFWTTGFVARQLADMGLAPRVGQEVIDPAARMGLPVPGVEARARQRALAEGLEPCWLERMGRTTGLVADAGPADAPLALVLRCDMDALPLMEAQEASHRPVREGFASRHEGLCHACGHDGHMALGLGLAALLTAPGAAPLRQRVRLLFQPAEEGVRGAASMIAHVAGARHFLAVHIGLGAPRSGDLVTGVGAFLATSKFDVRFTGRAAHAGAAPEQGRDALKGAASALLGLHALPRHGHGTSRICVGRLEGGSSRNTVPASAFMACETRGNTSEVNDDMLRRARDVIAGAAAMHGLEWRLDVVGGAPSAASDAAFADLLARCARDLPPDARGGGCFAPSRIRERGDMGASDDATTLMRAVQAQGGLAAYAFLGADLAAGHHQPDFDFDEAVLWPGVRWLEKVCRELAG
- the ggt gene encoding gamma-glutamyltransferase, with the translated sequence MMERRKFLYSALAAASLAAIPAARSSASATTTTARREGSSPMTPSQRQNPMSCNGMVTSPHYLASQAGLDILRRGGTAIDAAVATAATLAVVYPQMCTLGGDNFWLIYDARAGRMKALNASGRAGEKASIDFYRGRGLTKIPARGYLAANTVPGVVSGWDEAWKYSRSALGSQLSFASLLDTARELAERGFPVSTSLAWWSKVDTDPTDQEFRNLQRYPGFAATYLKDGKPYGLGEIMRLPELAATLALLADKGADEFYKGSIAAAIAADLEKNGGLLTARDFARHTADWVEPISVPYRDCRAYNFPPNTQGMASLEILNILNNFDLSRIQEGSADYYHLIIEATKEAFLDRDTYLSDPAFVDIPLERLLSAGHGKRQAARIRMDRAASNLAPLDPKGDTIWLGVVDGQGNAVSLIQSIYHDFGSGIVPRGTGVLLQNRGSFFSLDPAHVNCLEPGKRTFHTLNPAMLLRDGKPFLVYGTMGGEGQPQTQAAIATRVLDYGMTPQEAIDAPRWLYGRTWGKASNDLKLEGRIPADVADELARRGHPVRRVEDYTDTMGHAGAIRIDPQTGVLQGGTDPRGDGLACGY